A stretch of the Rhinoderma darwinii isolate aRhiDar2 chromosome 3, aRhiDar2.hap1, whole genome shotgun sequence genome encodes the following:
- the LOC142748241 gene encoding uncharacterized protein LOC142748241 gives MTSSTFAFDSTTTANILAQVTNSGDFLRIPPQELRTRDYEKELRKYTSYDLHRTTLAEYHRLERIPRGLRSHLRPTLFSDDEEYCQQFQRILNKCSLDLILLTISHLQTRISESDIKIKALENQLSATLSPSEWENLKTRTDIAINDFFKTIQLRKRDKFQRDATDYDNNRVYRWNESSTYANSWRQPRQQTENFSSSGSDSSIGRRPPRFLGNRRGRNGPPGGRGGDGRGRDTNIQTRSQTR, from the exons ATGACGTCATCAACTTTTGCCTTCGATTCCACTACCACGGCCAATATTTTGGCACAAGTCACCAACTCAGGAGACTTTTTGAGAATTCCTCCGCAGGAACTACGTACACGAGACTACGAAAAGGAACTACGAAAATATACCTCCTATGACCTGCATCGCACAACTCTGGCGGAATATCATAGATTGGAGAGAATACCACGTGGCCTCAGGAGTCACCTTCGACCAACCCTCTTTTCTGACGATGAAGAATACTGTCAACAATTCCAGAGGATCTTAAACAAATGCTCACTGGATTTGATTCTACTTACTATTTCTCATCTACAAACCAGAATTTCAGAATCCGATATTAAAATCAAGGCTTTGGAAAATCAACTATCAGCAACTCTAAGCCCCAGTGAATGGGAGAATCTGAAAACACGTACCGACATTGCCATCAACGACTTCTTTAAGACCATACAACTAAGAAAACGCGATAAATTCCAGAGGGACGCAACGGATTACGATAACAACAGGGTTTACCGATGGAACGAGTCGTCAACTTACGCAAATtcatggcgccaaccacgacaaCAAACAGAAAATTTCTCCAGTTCTGGCAGCGACTCCTCTATTGGTCGACGTCCTCCACGTTTTTTAGGCAATCGGAGAGGCCGAAACGGACCACCAGGCGGGCGGGGAGGAGATGGACGAGGTCGAGACACCAACATACAGACGAGGTCCCAG ACACGCTAG